In a single window of the Methylococcus sp. Mc7 genome:
- a CDS encoding efflux RND transporter permease subunit produces the protein MAKPNDERGLTAAIVRVFITSKLSLVFLIASFLLGAAALLLTPREEEPQIVVPVADVFVSAPGASAEEVEKLVATPLESRLREIDGVEYVYSASRAGEAMVTVRFYVGEDREDSLLKVWSKLMSNKDTIPSIVESWLVKPVEIDDVPILTFTLSSPNPLYDAATLRRLADEMKDKLSSREDTGRIYVVGGQRRTVRIHPDPARLAAHGLDIGGLMQALRGANVKLEAGSFDRANHSVDLEAGPHYASAAEVADTAVGRRDGRVVRLSEVAEVIDGPAEVESYTRIGFGAAAAESRSVGQTAAGSAPLTTSARPGEERQAVTLAVAKRRGANAVSVSERVIEEVEGLYGTLIPEDVTVTISRDYGETANHKVNELVKHLFIAIVTIIVLLAFALGPKEAFIVALAVPMTLGITLLFDLIFGYTINRVTLFALILSLGLLVDDPIVDVENIYRHFKLRREPPLEAAITAVDEVRPPTVFATFTVIVSFLPMFFITGMMGPYMGPMAFNVPIAMLMSLLVAFTVTPWASYYLLKSEYGTGEAAYSLQDRPIYKFYRRTLGALVLQPGRAKLFIWLMVGALVASSLLAVTRVVPLKLLPFDNKNELQLVIDMPRDASLERTDAVARALGDYLARVNEVTDFETYVGLASPMDFNGMVRHYYLRRGGYVGEIRISLLPKERREQQSHEIALRIRPDVERIAARFGAKAKIVETPPGPPVLSTFVAEVYGPLDAEPAELDRVTERVRDDIAGIAGMVDVDDLVDEPKTLIRYRVDRDKAALNGLSVAALADALQAATAGRPIGSVHVRGEREPLEIVLRLPRAERSSMAELMTLKVRGADGQLVPLGEVGTLVEDQADRTIYHKNLLRLNYVTAEMAGRTPVEAVLDWGDIEKARPLPAGYKVDLAGEGEWKITVDVFRDLGLAFGAALVMIYVLLVAQTGSLGIPLVIMVAIPLTIIGIMPGFWLLNLLFTSPVAGYDNPILFTATGMIGMIALAGIVVRNSIILIDFIERLREQGRPLFDALVEAGATRLRPIFLTAGAAMFGSFVITLDPIFSGLAWSFIFGIFASTLFTLWVVPVVYWMINREPVR, from the coding sequence AGCCGCAGATCGTGGTGCCGGTGGCGGACGTGTTCGTCAGCGCGCCGGGCGCCTCGGCCGAGGAGGTCGAGAAACTGGTGGCGACGCCGCTGGAGAGCCGGCTGCGGGAGATCGACGGCGTGGAGTACGTCTATTCCGCCTCCCGCGCCGGCGAAGCCATGGTGACGGTGCGCTTCTACGTCGGCGAAGACCGCGAGGACAGCCTGCTCAAGGTGTGGAGCAAGCTGATGTCGAACAAGGACACGATCCCGTCCATCGTCGAGTCCTGGCTGGTCAAGCCGGTCGAGATCGACGACGTCCCCATACTCACTTTCACCCTGTCTTCGCCCAATCCCTTGTACGACGCGGCGACGCTGCGGCGCCTGGCCGACGAGATGAAGGACAAGCTGTCTTCCCGGGAGGACACCGGCCGCATCTACGTGGTCGGCGGCCAGCGGCGGACGGTACGGATCCATCCGGACCCCGCGCGGCTGGCGGCGCACGGGCTGGACATCGGCGGCCTGATGCAGGCCTTGCGGGGTGCCAACGTCAAGCTGGAAGCCGGGAGCTTCGATCGCGCCAATCACAGCGTCGACCTGGAAGCCGGCCCGCATTACGCCTCCGCCGCCGAAGTCGCCGACACCGCCGTCGGTCGCCGCGACGGTCGGGTGGTGCGTCTGAGCGAGGTGGCCGAGGTGATCGACGGGCCGGCCGAGGTCGAAAGCTACACCCGCATCGGCTTCGGCGCGGCGGCGGCGGAAAGCAGGTCGGTCGGCCAGACCGCGGCTGGTTCGGCGCCGCTCACCACCAGCGCCAGGCCCGGCGAGGAGCGCCAGGCGGTGACCCTCGCGGTCGCCAAGCGCCGCGGCGCGAACGCGGTGAGCGTGAGCGAGCGGGTCATCGAGGAAGTCGAAGGACTTTACGGCACGCTCATCCCGGAAGACGTTACCGTGACGATCTCGCGCGATTACGGCGAGACCGCAAACCACAAGGTCAACGAGCTGGTGAAGCATCTCTTCATCGCCATCGTCACCATCATCGTGCTGCTGGCCTTCGCCCTGGGGCCTAAGGAGGCCTTCATCGTGGCGCTGGCGGTGCCGATGACGCTGGGCATCACCCTGCTGTTCGACCTCATCTTCGGCTACACCATCAACCGCGTCACGCTGTTCGCGCTGATCCTCTCGCTGGGTCTTCTGGTGGACGATCCGATCGTCGACGTCGAGAACATCTACCGCCACTTCAAGCTGCGGCGCGAACCGCCCCTCGAGGCCGCGATCACCGCCGTCGACGAAGTCCGGCCGCCGACCGTCTTCGCGACCTTCACCGTCATCGTCTCGTTCCTGCCGATGTTCTTCATCACCGGCATGATGGGGCCATATATGGGGCCGATGGCGTTCAACGTGCCGATCGCCATGCTGATGTCGCTGCTGGTCGCCTTCACCGTCACCCCCTGGGCCAGCTATTACCTGCTGAAGAGCGAATACGGCACGGGCGAGGCCGCGTATTCCCTGCAGGACAGGCCGATCTACAAGTTCTACCGCCGCACCTTGGGTGCGCTGGTATTGCAGCCCGGACGCGCCAAGCTGTTCATCTGGCTGATGGTCGGCGCCTTGGTGGCGTCGAGCCTGCTCGCCGTGACCCGGGTGGTGCCGCTGAAGCTCCTACCGTTCGACAACAAGAACGAATTGCAGTTGGTGATCGACATGCCTCGCGATGCCAGCCTCGAACGTACCGACGCCGTGGCGCGGGCGTTGGGCGATTATCTGGCGCGGGTCAACGAAGTCACCGATTTCGAAACTTATGTGGGGCTGGCCTCGCCCATGGATTTCAACGGCATGGTGCGGCATTACTACCTGCGCCGCGGCGGCTACGTGGGCGAAATCCGCATCAGCCTGCTGCCGAAGGAGCGGCGCGAGCAGCAGTCGCACGAGATCGCGCTGCGGATACGCCCGGACGTCGAGCGCATCGCCGCGCGTTTCGGGGCCAAGGCCAAGATCGTGGAAACCCCGCCCGGACCGCCGGTGCTCTCCACCTTCGTCGCCGAAGTCTACGGTCCGCTGGATGCCGAACCCGCCGAGCTGGACCGGGTGACCGAACGGGTCCGGGACGACATCGCCGGCATCGCCGGCATGGTCGACGTCGACGATCTGGTGGACGAGCCCAAGACCCTGATCCGCTACCGGGTGGACCGCGACAAGGCGGCGCTCAACGGACTCAGCGTGGCGGCGCTGGCCGATGCCTTGCAGGCCGCGACGGCCGGGCGACCCATCGGCAGCGTTCACGTGCGGGGAGAGCGGGAGCCGCTCGAAATCGTGCTCCGCCTGCCGCGCGCCGAGCGCTCGTCCATGGCCGAACTCATGACGCTCAAGGTGAGGGGGGCGGACGGCCAGCTCGTGCCGCTCGGCGAAGTGGGCACCCTGGTTGAGGACCAGGCCGACCGCACCATCTACCACAAGAATCTGCTCCGGCTCAATTACGTCACCGCCGAAATGGCCGGCCGCACCCCGGTCGAAGCGGTGCTGGACTGGGGCGACATCGAAAAGGCCAGGCCGCTGCCCGCGGGCTACAAGGTCGACCTGGCCGGGGAAGGGGAATGGAAGATCACCGTCGACGTGTTTCGGGATTTAGGGCTGGCGTTCGGCGCCGCGCTGGTGATGATCTACGTGCTGCTGGTGGCCCAGACCGGTTCGCTCGGCATACCCTTGGTCATCATGGTGGCCATTCCGCTGACCATCATCGGCATCATGCCCGGATTCTGGCTGCTGAACCTGCTGTTCACCTCGCCGGTGGCCGGCTACGACAACCCCATCCTGTTCACCGCCACCGGCATGATCGGCATGATCGCCCTGGCCGGTATCGTCGTGCGCAATTCCATCATCCTCATCGACTTCATCGAGCGCTTGAGGGAACAGGGCAGGCCGCTGTTCGACGCGCTCGTGGAAGCCGGCGCCACTCGCCTGCGGCCCATCTTCCTCACCGCCGGCGCCGCCATGTTCGGCTCCTTCGTCATCACCCTGGACCCGATCTTCTCCGGCCTGGCCTGGAGCTTCATCTTCGGCATCTTCGCCTCCACCCTGTTCACCCTGTGGGTCGTACCCGTCGTCTACTGGATGATCAACCGGGAGCCCGTCCGCTGA
- a CDS encoding cold shock and DUF1294 domain-containing protein gives MGKLSPFQVGELVVWQDEKGFGFIRPFAGDHDLFIHISAFKKGMSRRPQIGDIVHYRIETEADGRERLRHAAIEGIKYAAPRFGPTQVKPLERSPYVNGVIGLPFLLSTWLLWSVGNPIPLLMYVFISAITLFLYGLDKRSSITGHWRIPETYLHLFALFGGWPGALIAQREYRHKLRKSKFQTIFRAIIALHALIWIIVIGFEFSTPRAMEMILM, from the coding sequence ATGGGAAAGCTATCGCCATTCCAGGTCGGTGAACTGGTGGTCTGGCAGGACGAGAAGGGTTTCGGGTTCATCCGCCCGTTCGCGGGTGACCATGACCTCTTCATCCATATCAGCGCTTTCAAGAAGGGCATGAGCCGGCGGCCTCAGATCGGCGATATCGTGCACTACCGCATCGAGACCGAAGCCGACGGCCGGGAGCGGCTGCGGCATGCGGCGATCGAGGGGATCAAGTACGCCGCGCCGCGGTTCGGGCCCACCCAGGTCAAGCCCCTGGAGCGCTCGCCCTACGTCAACGGCGTCATCGGCCTGCCTTTCCTGCTGTCGACCTGGCTGCTGTGGAGCGTCGGCAACCCCATTCCTCTCCTGATGTACGTGTTCATCAGCGCCATCACGCTTTTCCTCTATGGCCTGGACAAACGCTCCTCGATCACCGGGCACTGGCGCATTCCGGAAACCTACCTGCATCTCTTCGCCCTCTTCGGCGGCTGGCCGGGCGCCCTGATCGCCCAGCGCGAATACCGGCACAAGCTCAGGAAATCGAAATTCCAGACCATTTTCAGGGCAATCATTGCCTTGCATGCTCTGATTTGGATCATAGTGATAGGTTTCGAATTTTCCACGCCCCGGGCCATGGAAATGATCTTGATGTAA
- the ggt gene encoding gamma-glutamyltransferase: MAFSRCLLLAAVVCAAQASGGPGHAAIASAHPLATQAGFEILDQGGNAFDAAVAISAALAVVEPQSSGIGGGGFWLLRRAADGKTVMLDGRETAPGAARPDMYLDARGEPRPRASLDGALSAGIPGLPAALVRLSKDYGRLPLAKSLAPAIRHAENGFAVGQRYAKAAKDRESALRQSPAASAIFLDRGTTPQAGFRLVQKDLAETLRRIAKQDHAGFYGGTTARLLVQGVKDGGGIWQAGDLAGYRVVERAPVRGSYRGIRITSAAPPSSGGTVLLEALNVLSAYDLDSTDALTRKHLVIEAERRAYRDRDLYLGDPAFVRMPLARLLSPDYAAGLRAAIRPDRALPSAALGTVPEPSRQGDNTSHFSVIDRHGNLVAATLSINNSFGSGFVPPGTGVLLNDEMDDFATAPDRPNAYGLVGGGANAIAPGKRMLSSMSPTFLETKDRTAVLGTPGGSRIISMVLLAVLDFAQGRGPESWVSVGRFHHQYLPDVVEYEPGGLSDEDIRGLESRGHTLKPTGYRYGDMHAAQWDRVRNRLNAASDPRGEGAAEVK; the protein is encoded by the coding sequence GTGGCCTTCTCGAGATGCCTGCTGCTCGCGGCCGTCGTTTGCGCCGCTCAGGCTTCCGGCGGACCCGGTCATGCCGCCATCGCCAGTGCCCATCCCCTGGCCACGCAGGCCGGGTTCGAAATCCTGGATCAGGGCGGCAATGCGTTCGACGCGGCGGTCGCGATTTCCGCGGCCCTGGCGGTGGTGGAGCCGCAAAGCTCGGGGATAGGCGGGGGCGGATTCTGGCTGCTGCGCCGCGCGGCCGACGGCAAGACCGTCATGCTGGACGGACGGGAAACCGCGCCGGGCGCGGCCCGGCCCGACATGTACCTCGATGCCCGCGGCGAACCCCGCCCACGCGCCTCGCTGGACGGCGCGCTGTCAGCCGGGATTCCGGGGCTGCCAGCGGCGCTGGTGCGGCTGTCCAAGGACTACGGGCGCCTGCCTCTGGCCAAATCCCTCGCGCCCGCCATCCGCCATGCCGAAAACGGCTTCGCCGTGGGCCAGCGGTACGCGAAGGCGGCGAAGGACCGCGAGTCCGCCTTGCGGCAATCGCCCGCCGCGAGCGCGATTTTCCTCGATCGTGGCACCACGCCCCAGGCCGGCTTCCGGCTGGTGCAAAAGGATCTGGCCGAAACCCTGCGGCGCATCGCGAAACAGGACCATGCCGGATTCTACGGCGGAACGACGGCGCGGCTCCTGGTGCAAGGGGTGAAGGACGGCGGCGGCATCTGGCAGGCCGGCGACCTGGCGGGCTATCGCGTGGTGGAGAGGGCGCCGGTGCGGGGGAGTTATCGCGGCATCCGGATCACCAGCGCGGCCCCGCCGTCCAGCGGCGGCACGGTCCTGCTGGAAGCCTTGAACGTATTGTCCGCCTACGATCTCGACAGCACGGATGCGTTGACGCGCAAGCACCTGGTGATCGAAGCGGAACGCCGCGCTTACCGCGACCGCGACCTTTACCTGGGCGATCCGGCTTTCGTGAGGATGCCGCTGGCCCGATTGCTGAGCCCGGACTATGCGGCGGGGCTGCGCGCCGCCATCCGGCCCGACCGAGCCTTGCCCAGCGCGGCCTTGGGTACGGTGCCGGAGCCGTCCCGACAGGGCGACAACACCAGCCATTTCTCCGTCATCGATCGGCACGGCAATCTGGTCGCCGCCACTTTGAGCATCAACAACAGCTTCGGTTCCGGCTTCGTCCCGCCGGGCACGGGCGTCCTCCTCAACGATGAAATGGACGATTTCGCGACGGCGCCCGACAGGCCCAACGCCTACGGGCTGGTCGGCGGCGGCGCGAACGCGATCGCGCCGGGCAAGCGCATGCTGTCGAGCATGTCGCCCACTTTCCTGGAGACGAAGGACCGCACCGCCGTGCTGGGGACGCCCGGCGGCAGCCGGATCATCTCCATGGTGCTGTTGGCCGTGCTGGACTTCGCCCAGGGGCGGGGGCCGGAATCCTGGGTTTCGGTCGGGCGTTTCCATCATCAATACCTGCCCGACGTCGTGGAATACGAGCCCGGCGGGCTGTCGGACGAGGACATCCGGGGGCTGGAGAGTCGGGGACACACCCTGAAACCGACCGGCTACCGCTACGGCGACATGCACGCGGCGCAATGGGACCGGGTGCGGAACAGGCTGAATGCCGCCAGCGATCCGCGCGGAGAGGGCGCGGCGGAGGTCAAGTGA
- a CDS encoding POT family MFS transporter codes for MSRYRTAPLASTELPPGIPFIVGNELAERFSYYGMRAILVVFMTRYLVDAAGNPAPMPESEAKGYFHLFVSLTYFTPFLGALLADGVLGKYRTIIALSLVYCLGHFALALDDTRMGLLLGQSLIALGAGGIKPCVSAHVGDQFGQSNRHLLNKVYGWFYLSINLGAFVSMLLIPWLLEQHGAAVAFAVPGLLMLTATIVFWSGRHRFVHIPPGGMRFVREALSGDGLRGLGRLAGVFLFITMFWALFDQTGSSWVLQSQRMDRVLFGHEILPSQIQAANPLLIVLLTPLFYRLLYPALARFVPMTALNKIALGLMFTVVAFALAAWIQMKIDAGLKPSIGWQLLAYLLLTSAEVMVSITSLEFAYTQAPLTMKSFVMSLYLGAVALGNLFTALVNFWIERSQAPWLDGAGYFWFFTVLMLATALGFFAYSRGYKEEVYLQAEN; via the coding sequence ATGAGCCGTTATCGCACCGCGCCGCTTGCCTCCACCGAGCTCCCTCCCGGCATTCCCTTCATCGTGGGCAACGAGCTGGCGGAGCGCTTCAGCTACTACGGGATGCGGGCGATCCTGGTGGTGTTCATGACCCGCTATCTGGTGGACGCGGCGGGCAATCCGGCGCCCATGCCGGAAAGCGAGGCCAAGGGCTATTTCCATCTGTTCGTGTCGCTCACCTATTTCACGCCGTTCCTCGGCGCCCTGCTGGCCGACGGCGTGCTGGGCAAGTACCGCACCATCATCGCCCTCTCGCTGGTCTATTGCCTCGGACACTTCGCCCTGGCCCTGGACGACACCCGGATGGGCCTCCTGCTGGGCCAGTCGCTGATCGCCCTCGGGGCCGGCGGCATCAAGCCCTGCGTTTCGGCGCACGTGGGCGATCAGTTCGGGCAATCCAACCGGCATCTGCTGAACAAGGTCTACGGCTGGTTCTACCTTTCCATCAACCTGGGCGCGTTCGTATCCATGCTGTTGATTCCCTGGCTGTTGGAACAACACGGCGCCGCCGTCGCCTTCGCCGTACCCGGACTCCTGATGCTGACGGCGACGATCGTTTTCTGGTCGGGGCGCCACCGCTTCGTGCACATTCCGCCAGGGGGCATGCGCTTCGTCAGAGAGGCGTTGAGCGGCGATGGCTTGCGCGGACTGGGCCGGCTGGCCGGCGTGTTTCTCTTCATCACCATGTTCTGGGCGCTGTTCGACCAGACCGGCTCGTCCTGGGTGCTGCAATCGCAGCGCATGGACCGCGTGCTGTTCGGCCACGAAATCCTGCCCTCGCAGATCCAGGCGGCCAATCCCTTGCTGATCGTGCTGCTCACCCCCCTGTTCTACCGCCTGCTGTACCCGGCACTGGCGCGCTTCGTACCCATGACGGCGCTGAACAAGATCGCGCTGGGGCTGATGTTCACTGTGGTGGCCTTCGCCCTCGCCGCCTGGATACAGATGAAAATCGACGCGGGATTGAAGCCCTCCATCGGCTGGCAACTGCTGGCCTATCTGCTGCTGACCTCGGCGGAGGTGATGGTTTCCATCACCTCGCTGGAGTTCGCCTACACCCAGGCGCCGCTGACCATGAAGTCCTTCGTGATGTCGCTGTACCTCGGCGCCGTCGCGCTGGGGAACCTGTTCACCGCCCTGGTGAATTTCTGGATCGAGCGCTCGCAGGCACCGTGGCTGGATGGCGCCGGCTATTTCTGGTTCTTTACCGTGCTCATGCTGGCCACGGCGCTGGGCTTTTTCGCCTACAGCCGGGGATACAAGGAGGAAGTTTATCTCCAGGCGGAAAATTGA
- a CDS encoding SUMF1/EgtB/PvdO family nonheme iron enzyme, which yields MGSLLLTGASLSVAADWPRNLSNPVPEKGDVIFPMPCGGAMAFRKVPIPNQGPLNDYGIVVGEDDPDYAYAEHPRPAQIAGSFDQDAKTRYYLIGKYEVNRAQYAALGSQCQPTAEDQRLPQNDVTWLEAMAFADRYTQWLLKNAADKLPKDGQQPGFLRLPTEVEWEFAARGGLAVPVAQFRERVYPMDDEMVRYVWFEGTESANGKPQPIGMLKPNPLGLHDVLGNVDEMVFDPYRLNRLDRLHGQAGGFVVRGGNYFTPQAEVRTAQRIEVPFYVKGEPRRAETTGFRLVMTVPVESSREKLKSLRESWNKLGSAAVAPEASPAQPKSIDAEGLDDPVAELAVISDAAQDANMKNRLRNVQNRLKVTIQERDDQRKLAAKAALRLGAFLCQKMGADGKWVDAAETLLKQREAVFGADDPGVKSRRDQLRADRAALTENLLYYSETILGSAAIYDGPVLGEQFEVLKTELELKNYQALLGYADTYYRQLAAYRDKPAVRQRAWLDECKALNKK from the coding sequence ATGGGTTCGCTGCTCCTGACCGGCGCCTCTCTAAGCGTGGCCGCGGACTGGCCCAGGAACCTGTCCAACCCCGTGCCGGAGAAAGGCGACGTGATTTTTCCCATGCCTTGCGGCGGCGCCATGGCCTTCCGCAAGGTGCCGATCCCGAACCAGGGGCCGCTCAACGATTACGGCATCGTCGTGGGCGAGGACGATCCGGACTACGCCTATGCCGAGCACCCGCGGCCGGCTCAGATCGCCGGAAGCTTCGACCAGGACGCCAAGACCCGCTACTACCTCATCGGCAAATACGAGGTGAACCGCGCCCAGTACGCCGCTCTGGGATCGCAATGCCAGCCGACGGCGGAAGACCAGCGGCTGCCGCAGAACGACGTCACTTGGCTGGAAGCCATGGCGTTCGCCGACCGCTACACCCAATGGCTGCTGAAGAACGCCGCCGACAAGCTGCCGAAGGACGGCCAGCAGCCCGGATTCCTGCGCCTGCCGACCGAAGTGGAATGGGAGTTCGCCGCCCGCGGCGGTCTCGCCGTGCCGGTCGCGCAGTTTCGGGAGCGGGTGTATCCGATGGATGACGAAATGGTGCGCTACGTCTGGTTCGAAGGCACCGAATCGGCCAACGGCAAACCCCAGCCCATCGGCATGCTCAAGCCGAATCCGCTGGGTCTACATGACGTCCTCGGCAACGTGGACGAAATGGTCTTCGACCCCTACCGTCTGAACCGGCTCGACCGGCTCCACGGCCAAGCCGGCGGCTTCGTGGTGCGCGGCGGCAACTACTTCACTCCGCAGGCCGAGGTCCGTACCGCCCAGCGCATCGAGGTGCCGTTCTACGTCAAAGGCGAGCCGCGGCGGGCCGAGACCACGGGATTCCGGCTGGTCATGACGGTGCCGGTGGAATCCTCCCGTGAAAAGCTCAAGTCGCTGCGGGAGAGCTGGAACAAACTGGGCTCGGCGGCGGTCGCGCCGGAAGCCTCGCCCGCCCAGCCCAAGTCCATCGACGCCGAGGGGCTGGACGACCCGGTCGCAGAGCTGGCTGTGATCTCCGACGCGGCGCAGGATGCCAATATGAAGAACCGGCTCAGGAACGTCCAGAACCGGCTCAAAGTAACCATCCAGGAACGCGACGACCAGCGCAAGCTGGCGGCCAAGGCGGCATTGCGCCTGGGCGCCTTCCTCTGCCAGAAGATGGGAGCGGACGGGAAATGGGTCGACGCCGCGGAAACCCTGCTCAAGCAGCGGGAGGCGGTGTTCGGTGCGGACGACCCGGGCGTCAAATCCCGCCGCGACCAGTTGAGGGCCGACCGTGCTGCCCTGACGGAGAATCTCTTGTACTATTCGGAAACGATCCTGGGCTCGGCGGCGATCTACGACGGACCGGTACTGGGCGAACAGTTCGAGGTCCTGAAAACCGAGCTGGAATTGAAGAACTACCAGGCCTTGCTCGGCTATGCCGATACCTATTACCGGCAACTGGCGGCGTACCGTGACAAGCCGGCGGTCAGGCAGCGTGCCTGGCTCGACGAATGCAAGGCGCTGAACAAGAAATGA
- a CDS encoding glycine zipper 2TM domain-containing protein codes for MKVPKHSNGVGVFPLPPAGRRLVAGALIPALLVSGCASTGGYRQPYASSSQARLAQLSEAYNQTLAEGCVTGAAVGGLAGGLIGRDWKGAVAGLLAGAALGCAAGSYMGNLQNNYAREEDRLNAVIIDIRRDNQSLAELIPVAQRVVEDNKARVAELNKAIASGRISRAQAASQLADLDASRSQLQATLGSAKKRLAEQHAAIAMNTHNANPQLANIAHEELARKEQQVQALESELNTLTQLRSVDRVG; via the coding sequence TTGAAAGTTCCCAAACATTCGAACGGGGTTGGCGTCTTCCCCCTGCCTCCGGCAGGGCGGCGTCTGGTCGCCGGGGCGCTGATCCCGGCGCTGCTCGTCTCCGGTTGCGCCAGCACTGGCGGCTACCGGCAGCCCTACGCGAGCTCCAGCCAGGCGCGCCTGGCGCAGCTTTCCGAAGCCTACAACCAGACCCTGGCGGAAGGCTGCGTCACCGGCGCCGCGGTCGGCGGCCTGGCCGGCGGCCTGATCGGCAGAGACTGGAAAGGCGCGGTGGCCGGTCTGCTCGCGGGCGCCGCCTTGGGCTGCGCCGCGGGAAGTTACATGGGCAACCTGCAGAACAATTACGCCCGAGAAGAGGACCGGCTTAATGCGGTGATCATCGACATCCGCCGCGACAACCAGTCGCTCGCCGAGTTGATTCCTGTCGCTCAGCGCGTCGTCGAGGACAACAAAGCGCGGGTCGCGGAGCTGAACAAAGCCATCGCTTCCGGGCGGATCAGCCGCGCGCAGGCTGCCAGCCAGTTGGCCGATCTCGATGCGAGCCGGTCCCAGTTGCAGGCGACGCTGGGCAGCGCCAAGAAGCGCTTGGCCGAGCAGCATGCGGCGATCGCGATGAACACACACAACGCCAATCCCCAATTGGCGAACATCGCGCACGAGGAGCTGGCGCGAAAGGAACAGCAGGTCCAGGCGCTCGAATCGGAACTGAATACGCTCACCCAACTGCGTAGTGTGGACCGTGTCGGCTAA
- a CDS encoding dienelactone hydrolase family protein gives MIEITAADGHVFSAYRSDPAGGTKGVVVVLQEVFGVNSHIRKMTDAFAAQGFIAVAPCLFDRIQTGVELGYDEASVAQGLDLVKQVGFDHAMADIDATVGSLSGEGRVGIVGYDWGGYLAYNAANQVQGLSTVVAYYGCGIINDLSQRRKVPTLLHFGAMDPYIPRNQLVIFRASRPDLRIYEYPAGHHFACDDRDTYDAASADKAWTTTLMHLTHRLEGPPAVTLKNQGAYSSSGGKEKKKKAAAVSDDMEPPM, from the coding sequence ATGATCGAGATTACAGCAGCCGACGGCCACGTGTTTTCAGCTTATCGGTCTGATCCGGCCGGAGGTACGAAAGGTGTGGTCGTGGTTCTACAGGAAGTATTCGGCGTCAATTCCCATATTCGAAAGATGACCGACGCCTTTGCCGCACAAGGTTTTATCGCGGTTGCCCCCTGTCTTTTCGATCGCATTCAGACAGGGGTCGAACTGGGCTACGACGAAGCATCCGTCGCCCAAGGATTGGACCTCGTCAAGCAGGTAGGGTTCGATCATGCGATGGCCGATATCGACGCCACGGTCGGCAGTTTGAGCGGCGAGGGCCGGGTTGGTATCGTCGGATACGATTGGGGCGGCTATCTGGCCTACAACGCGGCCAATCAGGTCCAAGGCCTGTCGACGGTCGTGGCGTATTATGGCTGCGGAATCATCAACGATTTATCGCAGCGGAGAAAGGTTCCCACCCTGCTGCATTTCGGCGCCATGGACCCCTATATCCCCCGGAACCAGTTGGTTATCTTCCGAGCCAGCAGGCCGGACCTTCGGATTTACGAATACCCCGCGGGCCATCATTTTGCCTGCGACGACCGCGATACCTACGATGCAGCCTCGGCCGACAAGGCATGGACCACGACCTTGATGCATCTTACCCATCGGCTCGAAGGACCGCCCGCGGTTACCCTGAAGAATCAGGGCGCCTACTCTTCGTCCGGGGGTAAGGAAAAGAAGAAGAAAGCGGCTGCCGTGTCCGATGACATGGAACCCCCGATGTGA